In Arcobacter sp. F2176, the following proteins share a genomic window:
- the flgC gene encoding flagellar basal body rod protein FlgC — MGFFDGYNIASSGMSAQRTRINVVSANIANAKTTHSTDGGPYKKQNVVFQEMLLSENEKLKANDSQDKQSALPSKNLSGVGIKQIVEAKDKPVMKFEPDHPDANADGYVAYPNINPVIEMVDLIEAMRSYEANVSAFTTTKTIDTKTLELLR; from the coding sequence ATGGGTTTTTTTGATGGATATAATATAGCAAGCTCTGGAATGAGTGCACAAAGAACAAGAATAAATGTTGTAAGTGCGAATATTGCCAATGCTAAGACTACACATTCTACAGATGGTGGTCCTTATAAAAAACAAAATGTTGTTTTTCAAGAGATGTTATTAAGTGAAAATGAAAAATTAAAAGCTAATGATAGTCAAGATAAACAGTCTGCTCTTCCAAGTAAAAACTTAAGTGGAGTAGGTATAAAACAAATAGTTGAAGCAAAAGATAAACCTGTTATGAAGTTTGAACCAGATCATCCAGATGCAAATGCAGATGGTTATGTTGCATATCCAAATATTAATCCTGTTATAGAAATGGTTGATTTAATAGAGGCTATGAGATCTTATGAAGCCAATGTTTCCGCTTTTACAACTACTAAAACAATTGATACGAAAACATTAGAATTATTAAGATAA
- a CDS encoding motility protein A — MDKTTVGGLAAGWALIALAIILGGVGFGPYIDIPSVAIVFGGTIAVTAGQFQPSELKRVGAGFKIAMNESKVEPLPELIEKIIFYATEVKKHGVMQIEQKVLSESNAFFKEAFQLLVDGTKPDVLVPLLELKLEHMDKRHTSLIGVFSNIGGTAGSMGMIGTLVGLVAMLANLSDPAAVGPAMAVALITTLYGALIGTLIAGLIESKLDQKHKTEVTACEVIITGTSMIAAEESIGNIKMKLNAILVESPQ; from the coding sequence ATGGATAAAACTACGGTTGGAGGATTAGCTGCTGGTTGGGCTCTAATTGCTCTTGCAATTATATTAGGGGGAGTTGGCTTTGGTCCATACATTGATATCCCTTCTGTTGCCATTGTATTTGGGGGAACTATTGCTGTAACTGCAGGGCAATTTCAACCAAGTGAATTAAAAAGAGTTGGTGCTGGATTTAAAATTGCTATGAATGAATCGAAAGTTGAGCCACTTCCTGAATTGATTGAAAAAATCATTTTTTATGCAACTGAAGTAAAAAAACATGGTGTTATGCAAATAGAACAAAAAGTTTTAAGTGAATCAAATGCTTTTTTTAAAGAGGCATTTCAATTGCTTGTAGATGGTACTAAGCCTGATGTATTAGTACCTTTGTTAGAGCTAAAGTTAGAGCATATGGATAAAAGACATACTTCATTAATAGGTGTTTTTTCAAATATTGGTGGAACCGCAGGTTCTATGGGTATGATTGGAACACTTGTTGGTCTTGTTGCTATGCTTGCTAACCTTTCTGATCCTGCAGCAGTTGGTCCTGCAATGGCAGTTGCCTTGATTACAACACTGTATGGTGCATTAATTGGTACTTTAATAGCTGGATTAATTGAGTCAAAATTAGATCAGAAACATAAAACTGAAGTAACAGCATGCGAAGTAATAATTACTGGTACTTCAATGATTGCAGCAGAAGAGTCAATTGGTAATATAAAGATGAAATTAAATGCAATCTTAGTTGAATCACCTCAATGA
- a CDS encoding tetratricopeptide repeat protein: MLFFLIIIFQFNLFADEDISKLESQPDVLFKYKDLKKNQKTLSQQVEFNNAVLLLEKGEYLKAIDILKDTSKFLKIPSYLNIGIAYYKLNSIHNAKVYLERIYSHDAAITEDTYSYMSACYYLYLISDNQKFLKKIIQLAKTKKDLSEHAKRLIADTFIILKDYKMALSLLDTMDYASDFKKGLLLIKLKDYEKADLLLRKAYENNVNLDKKDKILWFMVFSNLKSNNLEKLNDNLDLIQARKSSFEANKELELKMFFNKNKYTPDEYFKFITKFDLNRKIDFIYYFAPYIFSDNEEIMYDSTKGFIFKDKSSLDNLDDMISYNASFLKLIKKDPIQKVAELKKMLNKDTKSYIYYNLALSYAQIDDFYNALKYFEQATKLNPGNKLYSAMTLITAIRSNTTIADKDYLDTNIKLKKGMYQYFGQKIYNLIINDKIGTSTEPKHYAKTIFYKALNFLPKFNEGTATLDDPLIKDNFKEPLTFLLKEVIKRENENDFTYFSRLQDTVPLKINNNFLDGSILITQYYVDLLKALGLFNKADFSMQSNITPTYLRTKALKLLHDGYPKKALNLIETLQSEYKLEDKYTMYLVVASYLDDNRYNDASVQISLIKGLLKDSGADFLTGVQLIQELKISSAKQFFLKPYLDDMIDFKIEGFDKFLESL; encoded by the coding sequence TTGCTTTTTTTCCTAATTATTATTTTTCAATTTAACTTATTTGCAGATGAAGATATCTCAAAATTAGAATCACAACCTGATGTTTTGTTTAAATATAAGGATTTAAAAAAAAATCAGAAAACATTATCTCAACAAGTAGAATTTAATAATGCTGTTCTTCTTTTAGAAAAAGGTGAATATTTAAAAGCTATAGATATTTTAAAAGATACTTCTAAATTCTTAAAAATACCATCATATTTAAATATAGGAATTGCATATTATAAGTTGAATTCTATTCATAATGCAAAAGTATATTTAGAAAGAATTTATTCTCATGATGCTGCTATTACTGAAGATACTTATTCTTATATGTCTGCTTGTTATTATTTATATTTAATTTCAGATAATCAAAAATTTTTAAAGAAAATTATTCAATTGGCTAAAACAAAAAAAGATTTATCAGAACATGCTAAAAGATTGATTGCTGATACTTTTATAATTTTAAAAGATTATAAAATGGCACTCTCTCTTTTAGATACAATGGATTATGCTTCTGATTTTAAAAAAGGCTTATTGTTAATTAAGTTAAAAGATTATGAAAAAGCTGACTTGTTACTAAGAAAAGCTTATGAAAATAATGTTAATTTGGATAAAAAAGATAAAATATTATGGTTTATGGTTTTTAGTAATTTAAAATCAAATAACTTAGAAAAACTAAATGATAACTTAGATTTGATACAAGCAAGAAAGTCATCATTTGAAGCTAATAAAGAGTTAGAACTTAAAATGTTTTTTAATAAAAATAAATATACACCAGATGAGTATTTTAAATTTATTACAAAATTTGATTTAAATAGAAAGATTGATTTTATTTATTATTTTGCACCATATATTTTCTCAGATAATGAAGAAATTATGTATGACTCTACAAAAGGTTTTATATTTAAAGATAAAAGTAGTTTAGATAATTTAGATGATATGATTTCTTATAATGCTTCATTTTTAAAACTTATAAAAAAAGATCCAATACAAAAAGTTGCTGAACTAAAAAAAATGTTAAATAAAGATACCAAGTCATATATTTATTATAACTTAGCATTATCTTATGCCCAAATAGATGATTTTTACAATGCCTTAAAATACTTTGAACAGGCAACCAAACTTAATCCTGGGAATAAATTATATTCTGCAATGACACTAATAACTGCAATCCGTTCTAATACTACAATTGCTGACAAGGATTATTTAGATACAAATATTAAATTGAAAAAAGGAATGTATCAATATTTTGGGCAAAAAATTTATAATTTAATAATTAATGATAAGATTGGAACTTCAACAGAACCAAAACACTATGCAAAAACGATTTTTTATAAAGCTTTAAATTTCTTACCTAAGTTTAATGAAGGTACTGCAACTTTAGATGATCCATTAATAAAAGATAATTTTAAAGAACCACTTACTTTTTTACTAAAAGAAGTTATAAAACGAGAAAATGAAAATGATTTTACTTATTTTTCAAGATTACAAGATACTGTTCCTTTAAAAATAAATAATAATTTTCTTGATGGTTCAATATTAATTACTCAATATTATGTTGATTTATTAAAAGCTTTGGGATTATTTAATAAAGCAGACTTTAGTATGCAAAGCAATATTACACCAACTTACTTAAGAACTAAAGCTTTAAAACTATTGCATGATGGTTATCCTAAAAAGGCCTTAAACCTTATTGAAACTTTACAAAGTGAGTATAAACTTGAAGATAAATATACTATGTATTTGGTAGTTGCTTCTTATTTAGATGATAATAGATACAACGATGCCTCTGTTCAAATCTCTTTAATAAAAGGTTTACTAAAAGATAGTGGTGCAGATTTCTTAACAGGTGTACAATTAATTCAAGAGTTAAAAATAAGTAGTGCTAAACAATTTTTTTTAAAGCCTTATTTAGATGATATGATAGATTTTAAGATAGAAGGATTTGATAAATTTTTAGAAAGTCTCTAA
- a CDS encoding flagellar motor protein MotB: MAEKKCPDCPKCLPGWLVQFGDLMSLLLTFFILLLSMAVMDKKKVEEYFDIMRKAMGFLDQTQDTVKRDESTNTSKEASNDADSNAQDTAAAADEMSQIAQEINEQVSTQSEQVQITEGNNEFTLDIPSSIMFNEGEYNLSNRSAKNFISKIARVIRTMPQTFDIEIIGYTDRSNFKSDTIPRDGWDISALRAISVVKELIKNRIDPSQLKVSAYSSYRPKSENAVENRRVEIRFVSATEQKNILEKENFFDRLEQ, translated from the coding sequence ATGGCTGAAAAAAAGTGTCCTGATTGCCCAAAATGTTTGCCAGGTTGGTTAGTACAATTTGGTGATTTAATGTCTTTGTTACTTACTTTTTTTATTCTTTTATTGTCTATGGCCGTGATGGATAAAAAGAAAGTAGAAGAGTATTTTGATATAATGAGAAAAGCTATGGGCTTTTTAGATCAAACACAAGATACAGTAAAAAGAGATGAATCAACTAATACCTCAAAAGAGGCATCAAATGATGCAGATAGTAATGCACAAGATACAGCAGCAGCTGCCGATGAGATGAGTCAAATTGCTCAAGAGATTAATGAACAAGTTTCAACTCAAAGTGAGCAAGTACAAATTACTGAGGGTAATAATGAGTTTACCTTAGATATTCCTTCTTCAATTATGTTTAATGAAGGAGAATATAACTTGTCAAATAGGTCAGCAAAGAATTTTATTTCTAAAATTGCAAGGGTAATTAGAACTATGCCTCAAACATTTGATATAGAAATAATAGGATATACAGATAGAAGTAATTTCAAAAGTGATACTATACCAAGAGATGGTTGGGATATTTCTGCACTAAGAGCTATTTCAGTTGTAAAAGAATTAATTAAAAATCGTATTGATCCTTCTCAATTGAAAGTTTCCGCATACAGTTCTTATAGACCCAAAAGTGAAAATGCAGTTGAAAATAGAAGAGTTGAAATAAGATTTGTTTCTGCAACGGAACAAAAGAATATATTAGAAAAAGAAAATTTCTTTGATAGGTTGGAACAATGA
- the fliE gene encoding flagellar hook-basal body complex protein FliE produces the protein MDISGINGISNVFNKNNVQKTNETENQGESFASMLKNAVNEVNNTQVDGYKAMENIATGKVENLQEAVSKIEEAELTLKLALEVKNKAMAGFKQVMAMQV, from the coding sequence ATGGATATTTCAGGAATTAATGGCATTTCTAATGTTTTTAATAAAAATAATGTTCAAAAAACAAACGAAACTGAAAATCAAGGTGAATCATTTGCTTCAATGCTAAAAAATGCAGTTAACGAAGTAAATAATACTCAAGTTGATGGATACAAAGCAATGGAAAACATTGCAACTGGAAAAGTAGAAAACTTGCAAGAAGCTGTTTCTAAAATAGAAGAAGCAGAATTGACATTAAAACTTGCACTAGAAGTTAAAAATAAAGCAATGGCAGGATTTAAACAAGTAATGGCAATGCAAGTTTAG
- a CDS encoding flagellin, whose protein sequence is MEIGRLPEIDAAKANYDVKIQKVQEVDEKDKIVPDEKYKNAKTNEQSEKINEVVLDNVKFGYNKDTQDFFVKVTRGNAEFKYPTEDMMKVKAHLHELVDNLDKNN, encoded by the coding sequence ATGGAAATTGGTAGATTACCTGAAATCGACGCTGCAAAAGCAAATTATGATGTTAAGATTCAGAAAGTACAAGAAGTTGATGAAAAAGATAAGATTGTTCCTGATGAAAAATATAAAAATGCCAAAACAAACGAGCAAAGCGAAAAGATAAATGAAGTTGTTTTGGATAATGTAAAATTTGGTTACAATAAAGATACACAAGACTTTTTTGTAAAAGTTACAAGAGGTAATGCTGAATTTAAATATCCAACAGAAGATATGATGAAAGTAAAAGCTCATTTACATGAGTTAGTAGATAATTTAGATAAAAATAATTAA
- the flhF gene encoding flagellar biosynthesis protein FlhF, producing MNMLSFLGETPTKALRKAQEECGEDAIVISTKKISDPDSKKSMYEVVVALEEDYDVNKNKKPSSFTKKIITSNGKLKDKDFSAKVYDFKEEILKMQDAIEQVQKSIWDPKSQLYDLTIPPEFVDIYNLFESNEFDQEMTYTIMKKTIKQLPVAMKSNPHKINDFFKLILRRIIPIKNEVPLRKHQRKIMMMVGPTGVGKTTTIAKLAARYAYKLGENYKVGVVTLDSFRVGAIEQLQAYTNIMRLPLEIVKKPEDLVESLLRLKDCNYIFIDTAGSSQYDIDKIELINEFQKKVDELPIEKVLVLPANVKQSDLMDIYTNYSRLNIDYLTFTKLDETKSFGNLISFSHKTKKSITYMSIGQNVPDDLVVSNSSFLIDCFMNHTCVK from the coding sequence ATGAATATGCTATCATTTTTAGGTGAAACACCAACAAAGGCTTTGAGAAAAGCCCAAGAAGAGTGTGGAGAAGATGCAATAGTAATTTCTACAAAAAAAATCTCAGATCCAGATAGCAAAAAGAGTATGTATGAAGTTGTGGTTGCTTTAGAAGAAGATTATGATGTAAATAAGAATAAAAAACCATCATCTTTTACAAAAAAGATTATAACAAGTAATGGTAAATTAAAAGATAAAGATTTCTCTGCAAAAGTGTATGATTTTAAAGAAGAAATTCTTAAAATGCAAGATGCAATAGAACAAGTTCAAAAATCAATTTGGGATCCTAAGTCACAACTTTATGATTTAACTATACCACCTGAATTTGTGGATATTTACAATTTATTTGAATCAAATGAATTTGATCAAGAGATGACATATACTATTATGAAAAAAACAATTAAACAATTACCTGTTGCTATGAAATCTAATCCCCATAAGATTAATGATTTTTTTAAATTAATATTAAGAAGAATAATTCCTATTAAAAATGAGGTGCCACTTAGAAAACATCAAAGAAAAATAATGATGATGGTAGGACCTACAGGAGTTGGTAAAACAACCACCATAGCAAAATTAGCAGCTCGTTATGCTTATAAATTAGGAGAAAACTATAAAGTTGGTGTTGTAACACTTGATTCATTTAGAGTTGGTGCGATTGAACAATTACAAGCGTATACAAACATAATGAGACTACCTTTAGAAATTGTTAAAAAACCAGAAGATTTAGTAGAATCATTGTTAAGGTTAAAAGATTGTAATTATATTTTCATTGATACAGCAGGTTCTAGTCAATATGATATAGATAAAATAGAATTAATAAATGAATTTCAAAAAAAAGTAGATGAACTTCCAATTGAAAAAGTATTAGTTCTTCCTGCAAATGTTAAACAAAGTGATTTAATGGATATTTATACAAATTATTCAAGATTAAATATTGATTATTTGACTTTTACAAAACTTGATGAAACAAAAAGTTTTGGAAACTTAATCTCTTTTTCCCACAAAACTAAAAAATCTATCACTTATATGTCAATTGGGCAGAATGTTCCTGATGATTTGGTAGTATCTAATTCATCATTTTTAATTGATTGTTTTATGAATCATACATGTGTTAAATAG
- a CDS encoding flagellar hook-basal body complex protein translates to MIGALWTGISGLSAQQKALDNESHNIANVNTIGYKSSRISFADQMYQDKIGKGAKVLDAEKLYTQGGFKSTGVNFDMALSGSGFFTVSNKSSTGTSETYYTRAGNFRMGDNGTLQDAAGNEVQGWAMSAITEQDRLSTNPNINVFTSAYTELLTSKIINLNKSVETYTAKATDYTQTVKGDVSTVYSGYGLKSEGSKVDDVKALIKNYSDALTEYQANPDGPSQSAIAQKTQINFLGTDLSKESDTIYVYIDGSKIEQKYESKPARMSDDGSRMLTEVEASQIATYKALADKISDQTGFVAYTVTDQDITGTTETGSAIDSFESFDTFTKSTKDLDVLHGMIEIESMVPGKEFKITEVGEYSGSYVYGSFNETTSATNVQKGTGLGGLQSAREALAKAISGNQRDVFTMEELNLNGSDSYTFDFSVYDKDLEKTINFGSAISVDPTTDIDSVISNLTSGSSVSVANFNKYFTAKNINGSLVIEAREYDVEFSTELFANGATYTTAASGTNYTFSGTDAILANGQTSFSITIPAITLGDGTVISGISATGGSINSPRDLDTLAGKLNDLFAKNTATNASGRTVSTPYNAIVVNGSLIIEQTSGGAVYPANLTINKLAGGIDKNADASGRKGTGAEFLEIKTTLDQTSSQDSLQLRLDTLGISDSGFGEFSVNDAGLIIMKQDGAEFAIGQVSIALFNNERGLDPMGDNLLAKTTQSGEPTFNINNDRTATILGKNLELSTANLSESLVNLMVFQRAFEANAKSITTADALLTTLIQLKR, encoded by the coding sequence ATGATTGGAGCACTATGGACAGGAATTTCAGGTCTATCAGCACAACAAAAAGCTTTAGACAATGAGTCACATAATATTGCGAATGTTAATACAATAGGTTACAAATCATCAAGAATCTCTTTTGCTGACCAAATGTATCAAGACAAAATAGGAAAAGGTGCTAAAGTTCTAGATGCTGAAAAACTTTATACTCAAGGTGGATTTAAATCTACAGGAGTTAATTTTGATATGGCATTATCAGGAAGTGGTTTTTTTACTGTAAGTAATAAAAGCTCAACTGGTACTAGTGAAACTTATTATACAAGAGCTGGTAACTTTAGAATGGGTGATAATGGTACTTTGCAAGATGCCGCAGGGAATGAAGTTCAAGGTTGGGCAATGAGTGCTATTACCGAACAAGATAGATTATCAACTAACCCTAATATTAATGTTTTTACGAGTGCATACACAGAACTTTTAACATCAAAAATAATAAATCTTAATAAATCAGTTGAAACATATACTGCAAAAGCTACAGACTATACTCAAACTGTAAAAGGTGATGTATCTACTGTTTATTCTGGGTATGGACTTAAGAGTGAGGGTTCAAAAGTAGATGATGTAAAAGCATTGATTAAAAATTATTCAGATGCATTAACTGAATATCAAGCTAATCCTGATGGTCCTTCTCAAAGTGCTATTGCTCAAAAAACACAAATCAATTTTCTTGGAACTGATTTAAGTAAAGAATCAGACACTATATATGTCTATATCGATGGTTCAAAGATAGAACAAAAGTATGAGTCTAAACCTGCAAGAATGTCTGATGATGGAAGTAGAATGTTAACAGAAGTTGAAGCAAGTCAAATAGCGACATATAAAGCACTAGCTGATAAAATTTCTGATCAAACTGGATTTGTAGCTTATACGGTTACTGATCAAGATATTACTGGAACTACAGAAACTGGTAGTGCTATAGATTCTTTTGAATCATTTGATACTTTTACAAAATCTACAAAAGACTTGGATGTATTACATGGAATGATAGAAATTGAGTCAATGGTTCCTGGAAAAGAATTTAAGATTACTGAAGTTGGAGAGTATTCTGGTTCTTATGTTTATGGGTCTTTTAATGAAACAACAAGTGCAACAAATGTTCAAAAAGGTACTGGTCTTGGTGGTTTACAAAGTGCTAGAGAAGCTTTAGCTAAAGCTATTAGTGGTAATCAAAGAGATGTTTTCACAATGGAAGAGTTAAATCTTAATGGTTCAGATTCATATACTTTTGATTTTAGTGTGTATGATAAAGATTTAGAAAAAACTATTAATTTCGGTTCTGCAATTAGTGTTGACCCAACAACAGATATAGATAGTGTTATTTCAAATCTTACTTCAGGTTCATCAGTTTCAGTTGCTAATTTTAATAAATACTTTACAGCTAAAAATATCAATGGATCACTTGTTATTGAGGCAAGAGAGTATGATGTAGAATTTAGTACGGAATTATTTGCTAATGGAGCAACTTATACTACAGCAGCTAGTGGGACAAATTATACTTTTTCAGGAACTGATGCTATTTTGGCAAATGGGCAAACTAGTTTTTCTATAACTATTCCAGCTATAACTTTAGGTGATGGTACTGTTATAAGTGGAATAAGTGCTACAGGAGGAAGTATAAATTCACCTAGAGACTTAGATACTCTTGCTGGAAAACTAAATGACTTATTTGCTAAGAATACCGCGACTAATGCTAGTGGAAGAACAGTTTCAACTCCATATAATGCAATTGTTGTTAATGGAAGTTTAATTATTGAGCAAACTTCAGGTGGTGCAGTTTATCCAGCTAATTTAACTATAAATAAACTTGCAGGTGGTATTGACAAAAATGCTGATGCTTCTGGTCGTAAAGGTACAGGTGCAGAGTTTTTAGAGATCAAAACTACCCTTGATCAAACTTCTTCTCAAGATTCTTTACAATTGAGGCTTGATACCCTTGGCATATCAGATTCCGGTTTTGGTGAGTTTTCAGTTAATGATGCAGGTTTAATTATAATGAAACAAGATGGAGCAGAGTTTGCTATTGGACAAGTTTCTATTGCATTGTTTAATAATGAAAGAGGATTAGATCCAATGGGAGATAACCTTTTGGCAAAAACTACTCAAAGTGGTGAACCAACATTTAATATAAATAATGATAGAACAGCTACTATTTTAGGTAAAAACCTAGAGTTAAGTACCGCAAATTTAAGTGAAAGTTTAGTAAACTTAATGGTATTTCAAAGAGCATTTGAGGCAAATGCTAAATCAATTACAACGGCAGATGCACTGCTAACAACACTGATTCAGTTAAAACGATAA
- a CDS encoding FliM/FliN family flagellar motor switch protein, which produces MASDLSNILRDELSNTLEQLLSQSTKCENVEKADFSKVDSSQCVEIDVKFEFKNTSSTWNFFIPTSSAARFEYLMLGGTGDLKEHIDDEITDAINEIVSNICGSISTSVNAQGFPDISGLKHEVLGSKIIECNGKNNDENTYSFKLNLDNKISEVIISFDDVILPFLSEITGKETSSTSSDENSSSQNYSSLPTSGNIDSLLSDESSKNLKLLFDIKLKLSVRLGTKLFLLKDILKWDVGEIIELEQMVNEPLDILVNGIKIGEGEAVIVEGKFGLKIKNIGNDSSRLSQLGLG; this is translated from the coding sequence TTGGCATCAGATTTATCAAATATTTTAAGAGATGAGCTATCTAATACTCTGGAACAATTGCTCTCTCAATCGACCAAATGTGAAAATGTTGAAAAAGCTGACTTTTCAAAAGTTGATTCTTCTCAATGTGTTGAGATTGATGTTAAATTTGAATTTAAAAATACTTCATCAACTTGGAACTTTTTTATTCCAACTTCTAGTGCCGCAAGATTTGAATATTTAATGCTTGGTGGAACAGGAGATTTAAAAGAACACATTGATGATGAAATAACAGATGCAATAAATGAGATAGTCTCTAATATATGTGGAAGTATTTCAACATCAGTTAATGCTCAAGGTTTTCCTGATATCTCAGGACTTAAGCATGAAGTTCTTGGTTCAAAAATCATTGAATGTAATGGAAAAAATAATGATGAAAATACTTATTCCTTTAAACTGAATTTAGATAATAAAATATCTGAAGTTATTATATCTTTTGATGATGTTATACTTCCTTTTCTTTCAGAAATAACAGGAAAAGAGACAAGCAGTACTTCAAGTGATGAAAATAGTTCTTCTCAAAATTATTCATCTTTACCTACTTCTGGTAATATTGATTCTTTATTATCTGATGAATCCTCAAAAAATCTTAAACTTCTTTTTGACATAAAATTAAAACTGAGTGTTAGACTTGGAACAAAATTATTTTTGTTAAAAGACATCTTAAAATGGGATGTTGGTGAGATTATAGAATTAGAACAAATGGTAAATGAACCATTAGATATTTTGGTAAATGGAATTAAAATTGGAGAAGGTGAAGCAGTTATTGTTGAAGGGAAATTTGGTTTAAAAATTAAGAATATTGGAAATGATTCATCACGATTAAGTCAATTAGGATTAGGATAA
- a CDS encoding AAA family ATPase, whose protein sequence is MINTISTQANKLINLTKRKQKINPSNTKLLTITSGKGGVGKSTFTANIASLLAKRGLKVAVIDADIGLANMQVLFDVKPTLTLFDYIDGKANLKEVFIQTKYPNITLIAGKSGYQYSKHSNSLVLARIVQDVIDIEVFDIVLIDTGAGLNEYVKEFLSISGNILALTTTDPSALTDVYALMKMLSKDKSSLMLSFNHTKNYKIGESITNSLQNLALKNRLNPNFMIEYMGNVSSSKNISTTGRLRKLFVNEFEDQLVTRELEFIVSSLLKKLNK, encoded by the coding sequence TTGATTAACACTATTTCTACACAAGCAAATAAATTAATTAATCTTACAAAAAGAAAACAAAAGATTAATCCTTCTAATACTAAATTATTAACAATAACTTCTGGAAAAGGTGGAGTTGGCAAGTCAACATTTACTGCAAATATAGCCTCTTTATTAGCAAAAAGGGGGTTAAAAGTTGCGGTAATTGATGCAGATATTGGCTTGGCAAATATGCAAGTTCTTTTTGATGTAAAACCTACTTTAACTCTCTTTGATTATATTGATGGTAAAGCTAATTTAAAAGAAGTATTTATTCAAACTAAATATCCAAATATCACATTGATTGCTGGTAAAAGTGGCTATCAATATTCTAAACACTCAAATAGCTTAGTGTTAGCACGAATTGTACAAGATGTAATTGATATAGAAGTTTTTGATATTGTATTAATTGATACAGGAGCTGGATTAAATGAATATGTGAAGGAATTTTTATCAATTTCTGGTAATATTTTAGCTTTAACTACAACAGATCCTAGTGCTTTAACAGATGTATACGCTTTGATGAAAATGCTTTCCAAAGATAAAAGTTCGCTTATGTTATCTTTTAATCATACAAAAAACTATAAAATAGGGGAATCTATAACTAATTCATTGCAGAACCTAGCTCTCAAAAATAGATTAAATCCAAATTTTATGATAGAATATATGGGTAATGTAAGCAGTTCTAAAAATATTTCTACAACTGGAAGATTGAGAAAATTATTTGTAAATGAGTTTGAAGATCAACTAGTTACAAGGGAATTGGAGTTTATTGTTAGTTCATTGCTAAAAAAATTAAATAAATAG
- a CDS encoding rod-binding protein: protein MMDLTNNVDVSTLNQKKFDNVNTKNLNDKKLKEVCDNFESFFLKEIMDVSLKSSPIAGEGAGSDIIKGMYTDAVSNDVAGGMGISDMLYDFLSKKNS from the coding sequence ATGATGGATTTAACAAATAATGTTGATGTATCAACATTAAACCAAAAAAAATTTGATAATGTAAATACTAAAAATTTAAATGATAAAAAGTTAAAAGAAGTATGTGATAATTTTGAATCATTTTTTTTAAAAGAAATTATGGATGTTTCTTTAAAGTCTTCTCCTATAGCTGGAGAGGGTGCAGGTTCTGACATAATTAAAGGAATGTACACTGATGCTGTTTCAAATGATGTTGCAGGTGGAATGGGTATTAGTGATATGTTGTATGATTTTTTGAGTAAAAAAAATAGTTAA